A window of Nicotiana sylvestris chromosome 8, ASM39365v2, whole genome shotgun sequence genomic DNA:
CTATAGAGTTAGGTAAGATTCTTTAGAAGAGGAAGATCAACATAGCGTGTGTTCAGGAGACTAGATGGAAGGGTACTAGCGCACGATATGTAGACGGATTTAAACTATGGTACTGAGGGAGCGCTGAGGGTAAGAATGGGGTTGGTATTTTAGTTGACAGGGACCTCAGGGAGCGCATGGTTGAGGTTAGGAGGGTAAATGATAGGTTGATGAGTATTAAGCTGGTAGTTGGTGGGTTTACTGTAAACGTGATTAGTGCATACGCTCCTCAGGTAGGTTTGGACCAGGAGATCAAGAAGCAATTCTGGGAGGATTTGGACGAGATGGTGCGTAGTATGCCGCACACAGAGAAGTTGTTCATTGgcggagatttcaatggtcatattggggctAGTGATAGGGGTTATGATGATGTACATGGTGGGTACGGTTTTGGGGATAGAAATGAGGGAGGTAATTCTCTGTTGGATTTTGCTAGAGAttttgatttggttatagctaacTCGAGTTTTCCGAATAGGGAAGAGCACCTGGTCACTTTTCGGAATTCAATGGGCAAGACCCAGATTGATTATCTTCTCTGCAGGAAATGCGATAAAGGTCTGTGCACTGACTGCAAGGTCATCCCAAGTGAGCACCTCACGACTCTTCATAGGCTCCTAGTTATGGACCTAGAGATCAAGAGGAGTAGGAGGAAGAGGGCGGGGTGCAGGCAACATAAGATCAAGTGGGATAACTTGACTAAGGACAAAGCTCAAGAGTTAGGGGAGAAGTTGTTGGCTATGAGGGCCTGGATGAGTAGAGGGGACGCATCTAGTATGTGGTTTACGACTGCGAATTGCATTAGGGTAGCGGCTAGAGAGGTCTTAGGGGTCATGAAGGGCTCTCCTGGGGGTCATAAAggggactggtggtggaatggagaggttcaaggtaaagtggaagctaAGAAAGCTGCTTATTTGAAGCTAGTGGAGAGTACAAACGAGGAGGAAAAAAGGACTTATCGGGAGTATTATAGAAAGGCAAAGAAAGAGGCGACGTTAGCGGTTACGACGGCTAAGAATGCGGCGTTTGCTCGTTTGTACGAGGAGCTCGAGGGCAAAGGCGGGGACAAGAGGTTGTAACGGTTGGCCAAGGTGAGGGAGAGGAAATCGCGCGACTTAGATCAAGTCAAGTGCATCAAGGACGAGGATGGCAAAGTGTTGATAGACGTGGCACTTATTAGGAGAAGATGACAGTCATACTTCCATAAACTGTTGAATGAGGAGGGGGATAGACACATTGTGCTGGGAGAGTTGGAGCACCTCGAGAGTCGGCGGGATTTTAGGTATTGTAGGCAGATTACGGTAGAGGAGGTAGAAGGGGAGATGCGTAAGATGTGCAGGGGTAGAGCGACGGGGCCAGATGAAATTCTGGTGGAATTCTGGAAAAGCACAGGGCGGGCAGGTTTGGAGTGGCTCACTGGGCTATTTAACATTATTTTTAAGACAAAAAAGATTCCCGAAGAATGGAGGTGGAGTATGATGGTTCCGCTttacaagaacaagggtgatatccaaaattgcaacaattataggggtatcaagttgttAAGTCACACTATGAAGGTTTGGGAGAGGGCGGTGGAGGCCAGGGTGAGGAGGTGTGTGTCTATTTCTGAGAATCAGTTTGGATTCATGCCGGGGCGTTCGACTACGGAAGCGATTCATCTAGTAAGGAGATTAGTGGATCAGTACAAGGAGAGGAAGAAGGATTTGCATATTGACCTTGAGAAAGCATACGATAAAGTACCGAGGGAGGTCCTGTAGAAGTGTTTGGAGGTCAGTGGCGTTCCGGTAgcatacattagggtgattaaggatatgtattgtcgcacctcctttttccgcgcccgcgagggtgcgtagggagttttctccaattaaaggacagtcgaaacgggatttgtttgtttgtttcagagtcgccacctgggaattttaaggcgtcccaagtcaccggttttaatccctgaatcgaggagaatatgactctgtctatttaacagtctgcgcaccagaaatccggataaggaattctgttaacccgggagaaggtgttaggcattcccgagttccgtggttctagcacggtcgctcaactgttatattcggcttgattattttgatttgttaaatacatttttattgcatgattttattgttaccgcttctatttagatttaaagacccttctttgaatcgaatcacgcgtacgtatattcgtgttataaattatattttttttttaacgtgaaaaatcgtgtcacgcatacgtgtacacaatgatattgataatatatttattaaaaaataatttttttcgaaattgtatttttaaataaaatcaagaacattcgcactttttatatgattaagtagtgaaccgtacatctcgggttttatgaaattaatttaagatcctccgacgaatctttttttaataaaaatttgctcgaagttgcgcgaacgcataatccgaattgcctttagaagtataatcaagtcacgcgaacgcatccttaattatgcaaatattcttgacggtaatataaattctctacaaatgtttattgcatccatctatttttaaatgtaagagtcatggagaatcaccgattgggatgccaccaaatttcttgacaaagaattcaaaatttattaggcgttgctacaagtcttattttacgcgtatgaattatatacctcaaaactattcaaattttaaagaattaatgatatgaaaaagaaacaaacaacatgtaactaaaaatactaccatttttatcgtggatacaacattaatatatcccaaaaatcgaatcgcatataaaactggaaaaagaattaatttgatagacaaattaatagtttctgaagaattttcattgttatatttaatgcgaactctatttctacatatccttgagataaaatgttacaatctataaatcccatccttcttttacaccacttgtttttagtccgaggttataattgtttggttaattttgcttacgaagattgggtttgagataaataaaccaattcttatattctgcctatgcgaatatttgcaaacactaactctatattttgtaaaaaatcattgacattatttcatatattaaaagaaatgagttgatcgcgttcctaaaataactaagccatttgttattaagaaagagaactaatctaccaattgatttaatactatattaaccaactaaaacaaaactgaaacttaaactaataaaatttaaatgagtagaagacatccttataattccaaacttcatttacttgccatgttgaagctcttcacaacatgagtttaaaagatatgtacctgatattggaagcaaaagaaaatgatgatgagaatcagcagcagtaataacagtacaatagcaacaactgcccagcaacagtaacaacccagtaacagaccggtggagtagtaatcccaaaaacaaaagctttaagctttaaatgaaacaacaaccattaatactaatttcaaacaaaaaaagaaagcagtagattcttttagttttatttttattttgaaagcttaaatattttttcggaatttttctctcttctattctctgtccgttttttctctctatctgtgtgtgtatttttttctcgtatctctctctatttctctTCTTGTTCTCTCTTCTTTGTCTCTCTGTATTGtattgtgttcaagacttcttcttataactcatcccataaacctttcaattaattaaaatccatattttttctctacccaacccattatctttccactcatccccattacattaaataaacatatcacaccaccctattatattttgtcccccatgcttcatttaaaataatgcaagattccccctttaaattaaatcttgtcccccctttatattaaataaccatatcacaacccaccccattttattttgtcccccatgcttcatataaacaattacaaaatgtacaattcctaaactacccctctgaccctattgcaaattactattttacccccgaaagtactataaattaccaaactacccatcagctataacacatcaattaatcaaacttaaccaaaatatagacaatatgatcaatttctaacaatgttcaaacaacaatatgaacacggatgaacatcataacaacaatatcacatgaacacgattttaacaacatttcaacaacaaatcacatgaacacaaattgaacaacaaagaacaactaaaatttgattgaacaatattttagcaacaaacctattttcgttaaacaacaacaacaaacaagtatatttagatttctaacttcaatcatattgaacttaaaatcaactactaacaacattacaacaaacaattcttatattaaactttaaacaagattatgagaccaattcaagaaataatcataaatggtaaacaagaaatcaaactatacaaatttcggattcaagatcaaccaaacaaagtatgaacatgaatgaaaatattcaataacaataacaaacaaactttgttcaaacttcgaattaaacttaaacaaaacaaataaacatattcaaatcactaatcttcaaataatcaactaatctttcttaaattaaatccaacgaaacttataacaaagatgcatgatccaaaaattaaaaccaaaacataacttcacattaaatcactaaattaaaaccaacttcaaaaaatgaatacgaattaaatctatattaacaacaaacaacggatttaaacgatttaaactaacacctttctacattaaaactaaatcctcttaaaattaataaaacaaactgaaaataattaaattgaatcttcaacttaaatctaacaacaatataattaaactaacaatttttatctaaaacaaaataagaaaaataaagcaaacttatgctaattcaaaatctgaaaatatcaaacaaattatggacgtAATAGAACTTAGAATAACTAACCGTGAATGACCAACGgcgaacatcgaacgaactctaaacgaaaccaacgaacttGGGCATAAATGGACTTGAAGACGACAAAGAAACAAGCATCATTTGaggtgaaagatgaagaaaaacgcAGCAAGAAGCAGCCGGAACGGAGCAGCAGTAGCGCGATGGAGTTGGGCTTCGATGAAGAAGAAACAACGgcgtccatggatgtcgagctcaagcttgagctcgacgaagaggaTGAAGGCAGACCCGGCGagaagcagctgaagcagaaacgtgagcagcagcagcaatggtgAAGCTGAAGACGCAGCGACGCAGCAGCACGACGGAGCGACAGTGGAGCTCGTTTTTGGGCTGGTTTCGAGCAGCTCTCATTGCTGCGTTTTGGAGAACGGAGCAGCTTGGTCGTTTGGACTTGAGGTTGAGAAGATGGAAGCAGAAGGACCTCCATGGATGACGAAggaacagcagtagcagctgcaacgactggaagaaaacgcagcaacaatggcggacgtgaagctactccaatggtcgtttggtttcgacaacgggaaatggggggaaagcagccatggctgctcgtgttggggtcgatgggacgatggagaatgtcgtgtgtgtgtgtgtgtgttgtggtGGTGGAGGCGTGAGGAAGGGCTGCCATGGATGTGTGCTTGagaaagcttgaggaagaagaagaagataggaggggggcggatggtttagtgttagggtttcttgtcttttaatttttgttttgttttgtaaaatgtaagacaaaggggtttgggtcttttgggttatggactgggtcgacccagttcgaaatggactgggtcgtagggaagattgggccattttttgggcctatggcttgaaatcgaagaagaggcccaattccgactttctttatattttcgctcttttttcttcttttatttctctaaaactaaattataaaaatacttaaactattattaagaattaaattaagttataaaagcgcaaattaactcccaataacaattaacgcacaattaagtaataattaagcataaaattgtatatttggacattaaatgctaaaaatgcaaacgatgcctatttttgtaatttttaatttttgtaaaacaaatttaattactaacaattgtagaattaaatcctccatgcgaaatgcaacatatttttgtatttttaataatttaacaaataaacatgcacagacaaacatacaaatagttacacaaaatatcacaaaatatcacaaaaattgcacaccaatgaaaattattttatttttgaattttttgggagtaattctcatatagggcaaaaatcacgtgcttacagctgcccctctttgcccgaagacacgaagggttttcgtgcaaagataaagcgagcgatttttgcccatccgagtactccgtgtgaagcattttttgaaaaagatttgaccgaacctttgcttcaaaggtttcctacatatcctgggctaaacaggaatcaggtcaatgtagttcgggaaattttggtagctgggactaccgtgagactgcaatgttactgttgttgcatgctattactactgcttaccgatctccttgttatatcttgcttaaaag
This region includes:
- the LOC138875980 gene encoding uncharacterized protein, translating into MVEVRRVNDRLMSIKLVVGGFTVNVISAYAPQVGLDQEIKKQFWEDLDEMVRSMPHTEKLFIGGDFNGHIGASDRGYDDVHGGYGFGDRNEGGNSLLDFARDFDLVIANSSFPNREEHLVTFRNSMGKTQIDYLLCRKCDKGLCTDCKVIPSEHLTTLHRLLVMDLEIKRSRRKRAGCRQHKIKWDNLTKDKAQELGEKLLAMRAWMSRGDASSMWFTTANCIRVAAREVLGVMKGSPGGHKGDWWWNGEVQGKVEAKKAAYLKLVESTNEEEKRTYREYYRKAKKEATLAVTTAKNAAFARLYEELEGKGGDKRL